CGAACTGCTCGACGAGCAGAGCGATGTCGAGGATGACCGTCTGGCCGTCAGGATCGATCTGCAGAACCGGGTAGCCCTCGACCTGAAGGACTTTCCGGAGCGCGGTGATTGTCGAGTTGATCCGGTGTGCGGGTATGCCGGCCTGCGTGGCCAGCATATCGACCCGGCTGCGTCCCCGACCCGTGAGAAGAATCCGAACCATCGCGGCCACCCGGTTGTCCGGCAGCCCGCCCCGTCCACCGCGACGCTGCGCGTACGTGTCGCTGGCCAGCAATGCGGCGACGAGTCGGTCTGCCTGCGATGGCTGCGCCGTCGGCTCCGGCGCGGCCTCGGCCTTCGACGCCGCAGCACCGGCGGGAGTGTCGAAGAGTGTCTCGGCCTGTGCCTGCGACGGGGGCCGGGCAGCCTTATGCGGCTTCCCTGCCTTCACCGACTCGACCAGCCACGACTGCGACGCGGGTGAGGGCAACGACGAGGGCGTTTCCGCGTCATTGGCGGGCCACCACCACGACGGGCTGGCGACCGGGGCGCCCGCCCATCCGGGAACGGCGTTCTCGTCGCCCGCGCTGAACATCAGCAACGGGATCACGACCTCGGCGGCCGAGGCACCCCCGTGGTAGCCGGCCTTGCGGGGGCCGTAGCGGATCTCCTCCCGCCAGGGTAGGACGACCTCCCCGTCGCCCTTCGCGACGCGTGGCCCGCGCACCAGCACCTCGCCGTCACCGACCGCATGGTCGCTGGGCCGCCACCGGTTTTCACTCGACGAACTCGGACGCGTTACCGCGTCGGGGCCCCGGTCGACCACGTGGCCGTGGTCCGAGACCACGATGACGACGCGGTCGGACGCCAGCGTGAGCAGGTCGCGTACCGCCTGGATGGTCTCGGTCCCCCACACGGTGGTGCCGGGGTCACTCCGGTCGAGTGCGTCGTCGATGGTGTTGACCACGGCCGCGACCACCGGCGCGTTCGGGTCGCCGAGTGCCTCGATCACGTCGGGGTCGAATGCCGCGCCCGCACCGGCCCGAAGCCGCGACTTGTGCAGCAGGAGTCCGGTGGGGAACCGCTGGTTGAAGGCGGCCAGCTCTTCTTTCTGTTCGCCGGTGGCGATCCGACCGGTGAACAGCGAGCAGCGGCTGACTTCGGTGATCGTCGGGAGGGCGGCCAGCACGCCGACCCGCTCCTGACCCTGCGGCGTCAGCTCCATCCACGAGCCCGTGCGGGTCATCGACTCGGCGAGCTCGGTCGAGGCGGCGACGCTCATACCGTCGAGGACCAGCAGAAGCACGCGCTTGCCATTGTCGAGGACCGGGTGGACGACGCGGTCGAACACGTCCTCCACGCGGATCAACGCGCCCGGTTCGGCATCGTGTTCAGTTGCCTCGGCCAAGAGCGTCGCGAACCGCTGGTCGTGCCGTGCGCGCCGGGCGTCAACCTCCCGGTGCAGCAGGTGGTATGCCTCTGCGACGACCGGGTCGACGTCTCCGACGAACACGTCGAGGCGCGCCCGATCGACGAAGCCGTCGTCCCTCACCTGG
This genomic interval from Asanoa ferruginea contains the following:
- the pglZ gene encoding BREX-2 system phosphatase PglZ, with translation MTAVQPAAIRRKVEDWLRKSEDQAPAIALRSRPDWTNDPVLTFGATIARVVPCPTPLAAWAALGDRRDGERLVLLTELTDGQLGDGLLAYVSLNTVRRVDAWEIAAGLFGASQNDPMLIREGRWVADALIDLVPTDGWPPALGTVLSRDLALASLVAEALGIDSDQLDGAGLMDWTTEAAKVLRATQRPAAVLDGIRGYLSEVGGPGAAAIMAAVRSGNGADAVPLGLLAGALWPAPSGGPRATAVAVAQTRLERYFGGTRPGNDEAAALHTLALAYLGRVGTSDDEGRRKANGYLVRAEKIAQEIDATDLLGGSDVLPTGFLQRLQAVAVAVRLGAAGGRPAAAVTSAERALAYAEAHRGADAFRLEAARMAVRLLRWLESGDGPQPATLYDALLRQVRDDGFVDRARLDVFVGDVDPVVAEAYHLLHREVDARRARHDQRFATLLAEATEHDAEPGALIRVEDVFDRVVHPVLDNGKRVLLLVLDGMSVAASTELAESMTRTGSWMELTPQGQERVGVLAALPTITEVSRCSLFTGRIATGEQKEELAAFNQRFPTGLLLHKSRLRAGAGAAFDPDVIEALGDPNAPVVAAVVNTIDDALDRSDPGTTVWGTETIQAVRDLLTLASDRVVIVVSDHGHVVDRGPDAVTRPSSSSENRWRPSDHAVGDGEVLVRGPRVAKGDGEVVLPWREEIRYGPRKAGYHGGASAAEVVIPLLMFSAGDENAVPGWAGAPVASPSWWWPANDAETPSSLPSPASQSWLVESVKAGKPHKAARPPSQAQAETLFDTPAGAAASKAEAAPEPTAQPSQADRLVAALLASDTYAQRRGGRGGLPDNRVAAMVRILLTGRGRSRVDMLATQAGIPAHRINSTITALRKVLQVEGYPVLQIDPDGQTVILDIALLVEQFGLDQK